GAAATCGAATGAGGAATCATCACCGCAATCACAAATCAGTCATTCTGAACCCTGTCCTGAACCTTGTCCCGGACTACGATCCGGGATCATTTCAGAATCTATTCAGAGTCTCATCTTTTCAAAGCTGTACATCCTGAGCATGTCGAAGAACGCCATCCTTCTCAATTTCCTCCCCCCTCCAGGGGGAGGATTAAGGAGGGGGGATAAATTCTGTGTGAAATCCAGTCTTTAATCTTTAGCCGTCATCCTGAACCCTGAAACAAGTTCAGGACAGGCTTGATTCAGGATCGGCGAGATGGTTATTGTCATACCCTTTCCTTTTCCGACATTCACAGAATTGGCGTTAAGAAAATAGATTATTAAGTCTAAAATCTTTTAGGGGCCGCGGTGGGATTAAAAGATTTTAGACTTAATAATCTATTTTTAGCCATATTCTGTGCAGTCTTGATTTTTGTTTCTTTTTATCAAGAAAAAGAAAAATATAATCTTTTCTTTCGCGTTACTAAGCAATGCGACCTTGGCAATCTAGTCTTTTCTCCCTCTCCTTAATTATCTGACATCCCCCTCGGCCATCTTCTTAAGCGTAACCCTGTCCACTTTTCCCGTAGGGTTGAGCGGTATCTCGTCGAGAAAAACAATTTCCTCGGGCGCTCTGTATCCGATGCGCTCGCGAGCGAAAGCAATTAAGTCGGTTGCTTTCGGCTTATCAGCTCCATTGCGAATGCTGACGTATGCCCGCACGTTCTCACCGTGAAGCAGGTCGTGGATTCCGATCACCCCTGCGCTCTCGACAGCCTCGTGCTCAAGGAGCGCTTCCTCGACTTCCTGCGGCGCGATATTGGAGCCGTCGTGCACGATGATCTGTTTTTTGCGTCCTTTAAACCAGAGGTAACCGTCTTCGTCCGCTTTCAATACGTCCCCTATGTCTAACCAGCCGTCCTTTATCGTGGCCGCAGTGGACTCGGGGTTGTTCCAGTAGCCGAGCATAATACTTTTAGAGCGCACCCACAGGTTTCCCTCTTTACCCGTCGGGACTTCTACGCCCTCGTCGTCTCGAATTGAGAATCCAAACCCCGGAAGCGGTCTACCTATCGAACCTTCTACGATGAGGCCCGAAGGAGGGTTTATCGTAGCCAGGCCGACCTCGGTTGAGCCGTAACCTTCGTCAATCTGAAGGCCGGTGAGGGCGGTGAATTCGTGCTCGAGCTCAAGCGGCACTTTGTCTGAGCCTGAACGGGTTAGCCTGAGGCTCGAGAAATCCTCACTCGTTGCGCCGTGATCCCTGATTATCCGAAAAAGGGCTGCGGGGAGCATGCAGAGCACACTCGGTCTTTGCCGCCTAAGGAGCGTTAGAAGCTCATCGGGCTCGGCATTGGTCGCTACCAATACTCGCCCGCCTGCGGACATGGCCGTAAACGAAAAAAGGAAACCGCCGAGATGTGAATGTGAGGAGTCAGCAACCATTACGTCCCGGGTTGTGAGCTCGAAGCCCGCACGACAGCTGGCGAACATGTACTCTAGTGATTCGTATGAATGCGTAACTCCCTTTGAAGGTCCGGTGCTACCGGAAGTAAAGAAAATAATGGCAGGCCGGTCGGGTTCGGGTGCCTGTAGATCGGCATCTCCCGGCTCGTTCTGGAGCAGGTCTTCCAGGCGTGGATCGTCCCCGTTGTTGGAGCCGTAACTTATTATACCGAGCGGAAGATTACCGGCGATCATGCTCTTTTCCGCGTCTCCCCTCCGCTCCTCGTGTAAAAGGATTATTTGCGCTTCCGAGACCTCGAGCGCATGATCTATCTGGTGGTGCGAATAGCGGTAGTTGAGCGGCACGGCGACGAGCCCCGCCTTGAAACACGCAACGTAGTGGATCAGAAGCTCGCACCTGTTGGGTATGAGCGACGCAATACGGTCTCCGGGCTTGAGGCCGAGCGTAAAGTAGTTTGCGGCGAGCCTTGCGCTTACGTCGTCCAGTTCCCGCCACGTATATCTTTTTTCGAGCGACACCAGCGCGTCCTCGTCAGGCTTCGTCTCGAGACCCGCTTTCAGCAAATCCCGGATCGGGACCGTACTTTGTAACTCTTTTCCGTAGTAGGGCATGGCGTACTTACCCTTTTATAGCGCGGTAATTATCCTCAGGGTAGGGGTATTCAAGCTCCTCAGCCGTGGCGCGGGCTATCTCCTCGCCCAGGTGTATCGCCACTATTCTGAGCGTCATATCTATTCCCGCCGTGATTCCCGCCGAGGTAAGGATATTGCCGTCCTCTACGAACCGGACGCCTTCCTCTACTTTGAGGGACGGGAATGAGCTCCGCAGCCTGTCGAGCGACCCGTGGTGAGTCGTCACGCTGTGCCCGTTAAGCACTCCCGCCGCCGCGAGCAGAAACGCGCCCGTGCATACTGACGCGAGCGTCTTGACTTCGC
This is a stretch of genomic DNA from Deltaproteobacteria bacterium. It encodes these proteins:
- a CDS encoding class I adenylate-forming enzyme family protein, which codes for MPYYGKELQSTVPIRDLLKAGLETKPDEDALVSLEKRYTWRELDDVSARLAANYFTLGLKPGDRIASLIPNRCELLIHYVACFKAGLVAVPLNYRYSHHQIDHALEVSEAQIILLHEERRGDAEKSMIAGNLPLGIISYGSNNGDDPRLEDLLQNEPGDADLQAPEPDRPAIIFFTSGSTGPSKGVTHSYESLEYMFASCRAGFELTTRDVMVADSSHSHLGGFLFSFTAMSAGGRVLVATNAEPDELLTLLRRQRPSVLCMLPAALFRIIRDHGATSEDFSSLRLTRSGSDKVPLELEHEFTALTGLQIDEGYGSTEVGLATINPPSGLIVEGSIGRPLPGFGFSIRDDEGVEVPTGKEGNLWVRSKSIMLGYWNNPESTAATIKDGWLDIGDVLKADEDGYLWFKGRKKQIIVHDGSNIAPQEVEEALLEHEAVESAGVIGIHDLLHGENVRAYVSIRNGADKPKATDLIAFARERIGYRAPEEIVFLDEIPLNPTGKVDRVTLKKMAEGDVR